Proteins encoded by one window of Pseudonocardia sp. HH130629-09:
- a CDS encoding MSMEG_0565 family glycosyltransferase yields the protein MRIRLSTYSTKPRGGVVHTLALAEALAAAGHDVAVFSLARGGDTGFFRAVDPRVAVHLVEVPEADGETVGARILRSIDLLAAGLAEAPPVDVRHAQDCLSANAEGRAHGYGSLLRTVHHLDEFSTPELAACHERALVGPAALVCVSRAVAAEVRAGWGREATVIGNGVDAARFARAADIGAGSPWRDRFGRYVLSVGGIEPRKGTADLVEAMALLGPGTRLVIGGGETLFDYRDYRSRVLARAEELGVVPEILGPVDDDALPGLMGGAAAFAFPSAKEGFGLAAMEALAAGVPLVTRDLPVLREVFGDAARFAHDPAGFAAALTDALAAPDPRRATAGRALAAAHTWSAAAERHADLYRARLAAVG from the coding sequence GTGCGGATCCGGCTGTCCACCTACTCCACCAAGCCGCGCGGCGGGGTCGTGCACACCCTCGCGCTGGCCGAGGCGCTCGCCGCCGCCGGGCACGACGTCGCGGTGTTCTCACTGGCCCGGGGCGGGGACACCGGCTTCTTCCGGGCCGTGGACCCCCGCGTCGCGGTGCACCTGGTCGAGGTGCCCGAGGCCGACGGCGAGACCGTCGGCGCCCGCATCCTCCGCTCGATCGACCTCCTGGCCGCCGGGTTGGCCGAGGCCCCGCCCGTGGACGTGCGGCACGCCCAGGACTGCCTGTCCGCCAACGCCGAGGGCCGCGCGCACGGCTACGGCTCGCTGCTGCGCACCGTGCACCACCTCGACGAGTTCAGCACCCCCGAGCTGGCCGCCTGCCACGAACGCGCCCTGGTCGGACCGGCGGCGCTGGTGTGCGTCTCCCGGGCCGTCGCCGCCGAGGTGCGCGCCGGCTGGGGCCGGGAGGCGACCGTGATCGGCAACGGCGTCGACGCCGCCCGCTTCGCCAGGGCCGCCGACATCGGCGCCGGCTCGCCGTGGCGGGACCGGTTCGGTCGCTACGTGCTCTCGGTCGGCGGGATCGAACCGCGCAAGGGCACCGCCGATCTGGTCGAGGCGATGGCGCTGCTCGGCCCGGGGACCCGCCTGGTGATCGGCGGCGGCGAGACGCTGTTCGACTACCGCGACTACCGGTCCCGGGTGCTCGCCCGGGCCGAGGAGCTGGGCGTCGTCCCGGAGATCCTCGGCCCCGTCGACGACGACGCGCTCCCCGGTCTCATGGGCGGCGCGGCGGCGTTCGCGTTCCCGTCGGCCAAGGAGGGATTCGGCCTGGCCGCGATGGAGGCACTGGCGGCCGGGGTCCCGCTGGTGACCCGGGACCTGCCGGTGCTGCGCGAGGTCTTCGGCGACGCGGCGCGGTTCGCCCACGACCCTGCCGGGTTCGCCGCGGCACTCACCGACGCGCTGGCCGCCCCCGACCCGCGGCGCGCGACCGCCGGGCGGGCACTGGCCGCCGCACACACCTGGTCGGCGGCGGCGGAGCGGCACGCGGACCTCTACCGCGCCCGCCTCGCCGCCGTGGGGTGA
- a CDS encoding PucR family transcriptional regulator yields the protein MSPVTALLARLATEVRDDVEALGARVLVEIDAGLPELGRDPRVRELLVATVQGSLEGALVVLTGRAPDEVPLPPVAGELARRLAQQGVPVTVVLRAYRLGQSVFQQELIARIAGSGLGTTEVGDAVRALTAVAFGYVDRVSEQMVAVHQAERDGWVRRRDAARLAMVDAVLAGRGGSVTEVEAALGHPVAGEHLAAVLWADPDAPDPGRALERTVADLGAALGCPRAPLVVAPDAVTSWAWYPAAGGPVTLPPGPVSVALGGPGRGLDGFRDAHRRARRVQEVVTAAAPAARLPVTTAADLGPLLLLDAGTDLLADRVAEILGDLAIDDEQHARLRDTLAAYLRGGGSLAAAAGELHLHKNTVQYRLRRAEEVRGRPLGDDRLDVEVALLACRVLGSTVLRPPD from the coding sequence GTGTCGCCGGTGACCGCCCTGCTCGCCCGCCTCGCCACCGAGGTCCGCGACGACGTCGAGGCGCTCGGTGCGCGGGTGCTCGTCGAGATCGACGCCGGGCTGCCCGAGCTCGGCCGCGACCCCCGCGTGCGCGAGCTGCTGGTCGCGACCGTGCAGGGATCGCTGGAGGGGGCGCTCGTCGTGCTGACCGGCCGCGCGCCGGACGAGGTCCCGCTGCCCCCGGTCGCCGGGGAGCTCGCCCGCCGACTCGCCCAGCAGGGGGTCCCGGTCACCGTCGTCCTGCGGGCCTACCGGCTGGGCCAGTCGGTGTTCCAACAGGAGCTCATCGCGCGCATCGCCGGGTCCGGGCTGGGGACCACCGAGGTCGGCGACGCCGTCCGGGCGCTCACCGCAGTCGCCTTCGGCTACGTCGACCGGGTCTCCGAGCAGATGGTCGCGGTCCACCAGGCCGAACGCGACGGCTGGGTCCGCCGCCGTGACGCCGCCCGGCTCGCGATGGTCGACGCCGTGCTCGCCGGGCGCGGCGGCAGCGTCACCGAGGTCGAGGCGGCGCTCGGGCACCCGGTCGCGGGGGAGCACCTGGCCGCGGTGCTCTGGGCCGACCCGGACGCCCCCGATCCCGGCCGTGCCCTGGAACGCACCGTCGCCGACCTCGGCGCCGCCCTGGGCTGCCCCCGGGCCCCGCTCGTCGTCGCCCCGGACGCGGTGACCTCCTGGGCCTGGTACCCGGCCGCGGGCGGCCCGGTCACCCTGCCGCCCGGACCGGTGTCGGTCGCGCTCGGCGGTCCCGGCCGCGGCCTCGACGGGTTCCGCGACGCGCACCGCCGGGCCCGCCGGGTCCAGGAGGTGGTCACCGCCGCCGCCCCCGCGGCCCGGCTCCCGGTCACCACCGCCGCCGACCTCGGCCCGCTGCTGCTGCTCGACGCGGGCACCGACCTGCTCGCCGACCGGGTCGCCGAGATCCTCGGCGACCTCGCGATCGACGACGAGCAGCACGCCCGACTCCGCGACACCCTCGCGGCCTACCTGCGCGGCGGCGGCAGCCTCGCCGCCGCGGCGGGCGAGCTGCACCTGCACAAGAACACCGTGCAGTACCGGCTGCGCCGCGCCGAGGAGGTGCGGGGCCGGCCCCTCGGCGACGACCGGCTCGACGTCGAGGTGGCGCTGCTGGCCTGCCGCGTACTCGGGTCGACGGTCCTGCGCCCGCCCGACTGA
- a CDS encoding ferredoxin — translation MRIVADLDVCQGIGMCEAMADGWFEVGEDDVVVVHDEHPPESERAHVDAAVRACPARALALES, via the coding sequence ATGCGCATCGTCGCCGACCTCGACGTCTGCCAGGGCATCGGGATGTGCGAGGCCATGGCCGACGGCTGGTTCGAGGTGGGGGAGGACGACGTGGTCGTCGTCCACGACGAGCACCCGCCCGAGTCCGAGCGGGCCCACGTGGACGCCGCCGTCCGCGCCTGCCCCGCCCGCGCACTGGCCCTGGAGAGCTGA
- a CDS encoding fatty acid desaturase, translated as MRTYALSEPVNGEHTWHDGKRYAWLLGLLVPVLPFLAIGLHLATGWSVALWLGPIVVLGIVPTIDLFAGKDPTNPPDEVMEELEEDRYYRWVTYAYLPLQYAGLFAGMFYIATAGAPVVGNVGLAVTLGTVAGVAINTAHELGHKREDVERWAAKIALAPAFYGHFYVEHNRGHHVRVSTPDDPASARMGESFYRFWPRTVLGSLTSAWLLERKRYARRDRHPFRIGNDVLNAWLMSVVLWGAIIALFGWGVLPYLLIQAVFGFTLLELVNYMEHYGMLRQKVGPPDRRRYERVLPEHSWNSNNIATNVLLYHLQRHSDHHANPVRRFQTLRDFPEAPVLPTGYTGMMLAATVPPVFRRLMDPLVVAHYDGDLRFANLQPGKRDKLLAAYPPPADPAPVADTAADVTRRAQGDAVTAARCPGCGHTYEVAAGNEAEGFPAGTPWSQIPDDWCCPDCGVREKVDFVALTTEEV; from the coding sequence ATGCGGACCTACGCACTGTCCGAACCGGTGAACGGTGAACACACCTGGCACGACGGCAAGCGCTACGCCTGGCTGCTGGGCCTGCTGGTCCCGGTCCTGCCGTTCCTCGCGATCGGGCTGCACCTGGCCACCGGCTGGTCGGTGGCGCTGTGGCTGGGTCCGATCGTCGTGCTCGGCATCGTCCCGACGATCGACCTGTTCGCGGGCAAGGACCCGACGAACCCGCCGGACGAGGTGATGGAGGAGCTGGAGGAGGACCGCTACTACCGCTGGGTCACCTACGCCTACCTCCCGCTGCAGTACGCGGGCCTGTTCGCGGGCATGTTCTACATCGCCACCGCGGGGGCGCCGGTCGTCGGCAACGTCGGTTTGGCGGTCACGCTCGGCACCGTCGCCGGCGTCGCCATCAACACCGCCCACGAGCTGGGCCACAAGCGCGAGGACGTGGAGCGCTGGGCAGCGAAGATCGCGCTCGCCCCGGCGTTCTACGGTCACTTCTACGTCGAGCACAACCGCGGCCACCACGTGCGCGTCTCCACCCCGGACGACCCGGCCTCGGCCCGGATGGGCGAGAGCTTCTACCGGTTCTGGCCGCGTACCGTGCTCGGCTCGCTGACCAGCGCCTGGCTCCTGGAGCGCAAGCGCTACGCCCGCCGCGATCGGCACCCGTTCCGGATCGGCAACGACGTCCTCAACGCCTGGCTGATGTCGGTGGTGCTGTGGGGCGCGATCATCGCGCTGTTCGGCTGGGGCGTGCTGCCCTACCTGCTGATCCAGGCCGTCTTCGGGTTCACCCTGCTCGAGCTGGTGAACTACATGGAGCACTACGGGATGCTGCGCCAGAAGGTCGGCCCGCCGGACCGCCGCCGCTACGAGCGCGTGCTGCCCGAGCACTCCTGGAACTCCAACAACATCGCCACCAACGTGCTGCTCTACCACCTGCAGCGCCACTCCGACCACCACGCGAACCCGGTCCGCCGGTTCCAGACGCTGCGCGACTTCCCGGAGGCCCCGGTCCTGCCGACCGGCTACACCGGGATGATGCTGGCCGCCACCGTCCCGCCGGTGTTCCGCCGGCTGATGGACCCGCTGGTGGTGGCCCACTACGACGGCGACCTGCGCTTCGCCAACCTGCAGCCCGGCAAGCGTGACAAGCTCCTCGCCGCGTACCCGCCGCCCGCCGACCCGGCCCCGGTCGCCGACACCGCCGCCGACGTCACCCGCCGGGCCCAGGGCGACGCCGTCACCGCGGCCCGCTGCCCCGGCTGCGGCCACACCTACGAGGTCGCCGCGGGCAACGAGGCCGAGGGCTTCCCGGCGGGCACCCCGTGGTCGCAGATCCCCGACGACTGGTGCTGCCCGGACTGCGGGGTCCGCGAGAAGGTCGACTTCGTCGCCCTCACCACCGAGGAGGTCTGA
- a CDS encoding ABC transporter permease encodes MSAPVRSGLPLAGWRALVAAELRMVARDTAGLVVPLVLPLLILVMVGATAPELPPDVLGDRSVVEVVGLPIAIATVLALVGMVNVPSFVAAYRRSGVLRRLGVTPAGPVPVLVAQAVVGVVQVAAGVGVALAVAVPVFGARMPAAPWAALGGLVLATAAFFAVGALVAALAPTANAAVAAGVMLFFGTGLLGGMFGDPRSLPGPLAEIGRTLPYGATSELLGTAWRGVPPDTGAVVGLVVAVLVGAVGAVRLFRWDR; translated from the coding sequence GTGAGCGCCCCGGTCCGGTCCGGGCTGCCGCTCGCCGGGTGGCGGGCACTCGTCGCCGCGGAGCTCAGGATGGTCGCCCGGGACACCGCGGGCCTGGTGGTCCCGCTGGTGCTGCCGCTACTGATCCTGGTGATGGTCGGCGCGACGGCGCCGGAGCTGCCCCCGGACGTCCTCGGCGACCGCTCGGTGGTGGAGGTCGTCGGGCTGCCGATCGCGATCGCCACGGTGCTCGCCCTGGTCGGCATGGTGAACGTGCCGAGCTTCGTGGCGGCCTACCGGCGCAGCGGGGTGCTGCGCCGCCTCGGGGTCACCCCGGCGGGCCCGGTGCCGGTGCTGGTGGCGCAGGCGGTGGTCGGGGTCGTGCAGGTCGCGGCCGGTGTCGGCGTCGCGCTGGCGGTCGCGGTGCCGGTGTTCGGCGCGCGGATGCCCGCCGCGCCGTGGGCGGCGCTGGGCGGGCTGGTCCTGGCTACGGCGGCGTTCTTCGCGGTGGGGGCGCTGGTCGCGGCGCTGGCCCCGACGGCGAACGCGGCCGTCGCGGCCGGGGTCATGCTGTTCTTCGGCACCGGGCTGCTCGGCGGCATGTTCGGCGACCCGCGGAGCCTGCCCGGCCCGCTCGCCGAGATCGGCCGGACCCTGCCCTACGGCGCGACGTCGGAGCTGCTCGGGACGGCGTGGCGCGGGGTCCCACCGGACACCGGAGCCGTCGTCGGGCTGGTCGTCGCGGTGCTGGTCGGTGCGGTGGGCGCGGTCCGGTTGTTCCGCTGGGACCGCTGA